CCAAGAAATTGTTCCACAAGTAGGTCGCAACTTGTCTCGCGTCGTCAGATGAGGCAAGGTAATAGCTCCCTGCACCTCCTCCTAGTGAAAGTATTACTTTAATCCCTTGTGCTTGACATGATTTGATGTCTGAGCTTAAATTAGTGCATCCATTGCTATACGGATCACAATGACCAGCAAGGTTGATCATTGGAGTCTGGCCATTGCCAAACGTTGGAAGGAATGCTAAGCTCACAAAGTCATAGTTGCCGGTCGCACATGTCTCCGCCAATGTGCCCTCGTCACTGTTCTGACCCCAGTAGATTGCGATGTCACCGGCATTTATACCAGTAACTAGCACCAGAATCACTGAGGTGGCAAATGCAAGTAAGATTGCAGACTTAATAGCCATCTTTCTTTGCTAGTGTTGGAATCGTTTTGTATGCTAAAAGTGTTCATCAAATCATCCTTTTATAGGTGAAAATGGTTATCAAAAACcaaataagatattaaattCTTTGAATGACTGCTCAAATATACAAGAAATGAACCATTTTCAAGGCATTGTTCGCTATTTTGGTGGCTTATGATTGTCTCTTTTTCCTTGCAATTGTTGCTGTTAGATTGGTATTGTCAGTTTGTCATATTAggcatagatatatatatatttacattgcATTAAATGGAGATATAACTTTTagaatatcaaatttaaactgATAAAATTAAGGGTgcagattgaaatttcaaactcatCTGACTATTGCTTTGTCACTGTAAGTATATGGAGTATGATAAtactaagccattgtctgtatACAAACAAAACCTTCATAGATGACAAAAGTATATGTACATGAATTATTAGCCAATAAAGTGGTAATCAActctccatttaatttattttatctccaaaatttcaatttaaagaaaatttaggaTCCGTTTgcatagtaaaatatttttcgtaaaacattttaattattttacggagtttgtttgatgaaaaataaattattaaaggaaATCATCCTTCAAAAAAAGCGTAAAATCAAGgctttttttaagaaaatatcttaTAGAAAACTGATAAGATTCAGTCTTCACTATCGAATAAACAAAAAGGAGAAGCTTTCAGAGCAACAAAGGAGAAACTCTCTTCACTGTCGAAGAAAATAGtaccttatattttaattttatattttttacgatttagtcttgaaatcaaaacttttactattctactatttaattcctcaaaaatAGATTTTCTTATTCTATAGTTAAATCCTAAATCTcgttttgtaaaattttacaaaaaaagtcCCTTGTCtaaaatttctagattttataatttagtccttacaattaaaattgtcaaaattttgaaaaattagtaCTTGATTTTGAACAGTTAAACtttcatattctatttttagaatTGTAAATTCTCAAATAACGTAAATTAGTcctagaactcaagttttgaaatttatacaatttaacccctataatttcaaactttactattttatgttcaacttttcaattttcatatttcataatcatttaaattagaTACTACATCAATGTTTCAGATTTCACTACTCAAACCcttagaattcaaaattttataaattttatattttggtccttcaattttatcaaattaaataaattttcaatttactcatccaaataatattaatattaaatatttaccgctttcaacttaattaaacataaatttatatccCTAAAGTacgaaattaacatttaatgtatatttttaattaaaataatttatatgaaatattttaaaaattttatcaaataataaaaatattttacatatatttattttaggaaatatttcaaacaataaaaaatattttaggcatatttattcaaacacaaaaaatatatatattggttttTTTTGTAAGAAAATTAGGTAAATCTACAAAAAGTTCAATTCCTGAATTTTCGGCGAAACAAAAAAGACTAATGCTGATAATGTGAATTTGGGCTGAATGCCAGGGCTATGGGAGAGGCGTCCAACGTTGATGTTTCTAATCATCCATCCACCATCGACACTAGAGTAGAAACTAAAGTGAGGAAGCTGAAATCTCCGGTAGATATTGTAGTAAAAAACAACGAAAATCAGGCAAGTCGAGATTAGAGACTGAAGCAATTCCATGGAGCCTCTCTGTTACGGCTATTTCAGACGGGAGAGTAACGAATCGAAATAAGGTTCCATTTTCAAGCTCAGCGCTCTTTGGTGTTCCATTTTGCTTACTTTCAAGATATGGGTAAGCTTCcttcttttattctttgttcAGTTGTTAATGGTGGAAGCCATCTTTCTGATTTctactctttttcttcttcttctaacaCCATTGCTATCCACATCGAAGCCTTAAGTAGGAAACCCATGTCTGTTAGAGGAAAGGGGGAAAAAGATGATCGCTTCGATAATGTTAATGATGCTTTGATTTTGTTCAATAAGATGATTGACAAGTACCCAAAGCCTTCCATtgtggaatttaataaattattaggaGCCATTGTTAGGATGAAACATTATGCCATTGTTGTTTCTATGTATAGACGGATCGATTTATTGGGCGTTTCCCGTGATGTTTATTCTTTGAACATCTTGATTAATTGCTTTTGTCAATTAGGTCGAATTGATTTTGAGTTTTCTGTTTTGGGGAAAGTGCTGAAATTAGGTGTTGAACCTGATGTTGTAACTTTTTCAACTTTGATTAATGGGATTTGTAATCAAAGTAAGATTTTCGAGGCCGTTAGTATGTTCGATGAAATGACTGAAAGAGGGTATCAACCTAATTTGATTGTTTGCAGTACAATACTTAAGGGGTTGTGTAAGAGTGACAATACTGACAGATCTGTTAGGTTTCTAAGGCTGATGGAAGGAAGAGGTTTTCAACCCAATATTGTAGCATATAGTACTGTGATTGACTGTCTTTGTAAGAATGGGTTGGTAAAGGAGGCTCTCGATCTCTCTCGGAAATGAATGATTGACTGTCTTTGTAAGAATGGGTTGGTAAAGGAGGCTCTTGATCTCTCTCGGAAATGAAGGATAAAGGCATTAGACCAGATATTGTTACTTATAGTTGCTTAATTCAGGGTATGTGTAATTCAGGCCAGCAGGAGGAGGGCAACAAGGCTTTTGAATGAAATGGTTGATAACAATATTTCACTTAATAATGTCACATATACTATATTGATTGATGCACTTTGCAAAGAAGGAATGATTTTGAAAGCTGTAGAAACTGTTGGCATAATGAGAAAACAAGGCATTGAGCCCAATGTTGTCACGTATAATACATTGGTTGATGCACATTGCAAGGAAGGGATGGTTTCTGCAGCTGAGGATATTGTTGATGCAATGATAAAGCAAGATATTGAGCCTGATGTTGTTACCTATAATGCATTAATCAATGACCATTGCTTGCAGAATGAAATGGATAAAGCTAGAAGAGTTTTCAACTTGATGATTGAGAAGGGTTGTGCACCTAATATAGTTACTTACAGCAGTCTTATGCAAAGTATGTTTCAATTAGGGAGAGTTTCAACTGCATGTGAACTTTTTAGGAAGATGCTTGCTTCTGGACAAGTTCCAGATATAGTGACCTGTTTGATTTTGCTGAATGGTTTATGCAAAACAGGTCATATCAAAGAGGCATTGAAACTTTTTCAAGCAATGCAAAACAGTGGGTTGGAACTTGATATTGTCCCATATACTATCCTAATTGACGGGTTGTATAAAGCTGGGCATATCGAACTTGCCAAGGAATTATTTCAGCAACTCTCAAACAATGGTTTAAAACCGAATGTTTACACATATTGTATAATTATTAATGGACTGTGTAAAGAGGGATTGCCAGAGGAAGCATATAAGATGTTTGGGAGCATGAGAG
This sequence is a window from Gossypium raimondii isolate GPD5lz chromosome 5, ASM2569854v1, whole genome shotgun sequence. Protein-coding genes within it:
- the LOC105766522 gene encoding pentatricopeptide repeat-containing protein At1g62930, chloroplastic, producing MGKLPSFILCSVVNGGSHLSDFYSFSSSSNTIAIHIEALSRKPMSVRGKGEKDDRFDNVNDALILFNKMIDKYPKPSIVEFNKLLGAIVRMKHYAIVVSMYRRIDLLGVSRDVYSLNILINCFCQLGRIDFEFSVLGKVLKLGVEPDVVTFSTLINGICNQSKIFEAVSMFDEMTERGYQPNLIVCSTILKGLCKSDNTDRSVRFLRLMEGRGFQPNIVAYSTVIDCLCKNGLASRRRATRLLNEMVDNNISLNNVTYTILIDALCKEGMILKAVETVGIMRKQGIEPNVVTYNTLVDAHCKEGMVSAAEDIVDAMIKQDIEPDVVTYNALINDHCLQNEMDKARRVFNLMIEKGCAPNIVTYSSLMQSMFQLGRVSTACELFRKMLASGQVPDIVTCLILLNGLCKTGHIKEALKLFQAMQNSGLELDIVPYTILIDGLYKAGHIELAKELFQQLSNNGLKPNVYTYCIIINGLCKEGLPEEAYKMFGSMRDNGCLPNSCYYNVTIRGFLRNSFTSKAT